GGCTGTCGAGCAGTTGGCCGCCATGACCACCGGGAATGGTCGAATCGAGACCGATCAACCGCAACGGGTGCTTATCCACGACCCAATCCAGCGGGCCGTCTGCCGACGCGGGTAAATAGGCGTGATCAGCGAAGGCCTCCAGCAACGGCCCGCGTGTGTCATGGTTGCCGGGCACCAGGTAGCACGGCATGTGCAGGCGCGCCAATTCCGGGTGCAGCACGGCGTATTCATCGGCACGGCCGAAGTCCACCAGGTCGCCGCTGATCACCACGATATCGGGGCGTGGGTAACTGGCGTTCAGATGGTCGACGGCGCGGCGTAGCGCGCCCAGGGTATCGACCACGCCATAGGTGAGGCGGTTGCCGGCTTTAAGGTGCAGGTCACTGATTTGAGCAACTACAAACGGACGGTTCAAAATAAAGACTCACGTATTCAGGGTGAACAACATGTGCGGCGCAATCGCCAGGGCAATCGGCGCGCCGACGCAGTGCAGCTGGTTGTCGCTGCTGTCCACCAGCAACGGTTGCGGGCCGCCGACATCCACCAGCAGGCGGCTTTGCGCGCCCTGGAAGAACTGCGCCAACAGATGGCCGTGCAAATGCCCTTCGTCTTCCATGACACGCAAGTGTTCGGGGCGGCAGTAGACAGTGCTCGGTAAGTCGGCGGTGTGCCACGGCAGCTCACCGCCGCAGACTTTCAGGCCGTGGGCGCTGCGCTCCAGAACCGTGAAGGCATTGAGGTTGCCGACGAAGCCTGCGACGAATGCATTGGCCGGTTGCTGGTAGATTTCCCGTGGGCTCGCCAGTTGCGCCACGCGCCCCTGCTCCATCACCAGAATGCGGTCGCCCAAGGCCATGGCTTCGCCCTGATCGTGGGTGACGAACACCGAGGTAATGCCAAGCCCGCGCAGCAGTTGATCCAACTCACTGCGCAGGCGCTCGCGCAATTGCGCATCCAGGGCTGCCAACGGCTCATCAAGCAACAGCACTTTGGGGCGCGGCGCGAGCGCGCGGGCCAAAGCCAAACGCTGACGCTGGCCGCCCGAGAGTTCATGGATGCTGCGCTGGCCGTGGTGCTGCAAGCCCACCAGTTCCAATAATTCCTCGCAGCGCTTGTTGCGCTCAGGCGCGGGAACGCCGCGAATCTTCAAGCCGTAGACAATGTTGCCGGCCACGTCCAGGTTGGGAAACAGCGCGTAATTCTGGAACACCATGCCCACATCACGCCGCTCGATGGGCAGACGGGTGACGTCCTGGTCACCGAAAAACACTTGGCCCACATCCGGGCGCTCCAGCCCCGCAATCAGGCGCAAAGTGGTGGTTTTGCCACAGCCGGACGGGCCGAGAATCGCCAGGGTTTCGCCGCCTTCGACGGTCAGGTTCAGGTCATGCACGGCCACGGTGCCGTCGGCGAATGCCTTGCGACAGCCCTGCAGGCGGATAGTGATAGCGGTCATCGACGCTCTCCACGGGACAAACGGGCACTGATGGCCTGCAGCGCAATCAGCAACGGCACGATCATCAGCAAAAAGATAAGGGTGTAGGCGCTGGCGATTTCCAGGCGCGCCGAGGCGTAGCTGTCGGCCAGGCCCACGGGCAGCGTCTTGGTCATCGGCGTGTGGAGCATCCAGGTCAGGTTGAATTCACCCAGGCTCAGGGTCACCACCATCAGCA
The sequence above is a segment of the Pseudomonas sp. R76 genome. Coding sequences within it:
- a CDS encoding ABC transporter ATP-binding protein, whose product is MTAITIRLQGCRKAFADGTVAVHDLNLTVEGGETLAILGPSGCGKTTTLRLIAGLERPDVGQVFFGDQDVTRLPIERRDVGMVFQNYALFPNLDVAGNIVYGLKIRGVPAPERNKRCEELLELVGLQHHGQRSIHELSGGQRQRLALARALAPRPKVLLLDEPLAALDAQLRERLRSELDQLLRGLGITSVFVTHDQGEAMALGDRILVMEQGRVAQLASPREIYQQPANAFVAGFVGNLNAFTVLERSAHGLKVCGGELPWHTADLPSTVYCRPEHLRVMEDEGHLHGHLLAQFFQGAQSRLLVDVGGPQPLLVDSSDNQLHCVGAPIALAIAPHMLFTLNT